Proteins encoded together in one Hylaeus volcanicus isolate JK05 chromosome 3, UHH_iyHylVolc1.0_haploid, whole genome shotgun sequence window:
- the LOC128873173 gene encoding voltage-dependent calcium channel gamma-7 subunit produces MTRGRHVVMSCCCWCCDELGGASSSSAGAGGVVTGAAGGSVVVGSDPNNAGGGGLGIASGLSAMLSLVVVTVAITTGEWLLTEERLPKTSSNTSVEPDCKVTYSGLWRVCVAISSRMEYECSSIDYFPNEEYSPDPSDSTMAIPYAVTKSAMFFFAATSLLVVAEVCYFTAHVTHPRHRLCVFVAGVVFIVSGLLMLVGMVMYISVFKAEVGSKLRPRSSFQGPPFTYRYGFSFLLYVSGFITTEVAGTYAIFLYISWHQRELVRRDSRRKNYGGVYHLDNHHVHHANHATIGHSGFLCERHQKRYFFGRDSVDHVDFDEFLPPPPNLDYHDYTRQFPRDLTTQTVSTTADVLQEEEEEYSPGVQPEFVTFDLDEPLPPPPPIRGSEWTFGTLRKTTPV; encoded by the exons ATGACAAGAGGGAGGCACGTGGTGATGTCTTGTTGTTGCTGGTGCTGCGACGAGCTTGGCGGTGCCAGTTCTTCAAGTGCTGGTGCTGGAGGTGTTGTTACTGGTGCAGCTGGAGGCAGTGTTGTCGTTGGCAGTGACCCCAATAACGCCGGCGGTGGTGGTCTCGGTATCGCTTCCGGTCTTTCTGCGATGCTGTCGTTGGTAGTTGTCACCGTTGCCATCACGACGGGAGAGTGGCTTCTCACGGAAGAGAGACTACCCAAAACCTCCTCGAACACTTCTGTGGAACCCGACTGCAAAGTCACCTACAGCGGCCTGTGGAGGGTCTGCGTTGCCATAA GCTCCCGCATGGAATACGAGTGCTCGAGCATTGACTATTTTCCAAACGAGGAGTACAGTCCGGATCCCAGCGATTCAACGATGGCAATACCAT atGCAGTTACCAAGTCGGCGATGTTTTTCTTTGCTGCAACATCGCTGCTGGTGGTAGCCGAAGTTTGTTACTTCACTGCTCACGTTACTCACCCAAGACACAGACTCTGCGTCTTTGTCGCCGGAGTGGTCTTCATAGTTTCTG GTTTGTTAATGCTGGTGGGAATGGTGATGTACATATCTGTATTTAAAGCTGAAGTTGGTAGCAAACTTAGACCAAGATCGTCGTTTCAG GGACCACCCTTCACCTACAGGTACGGATTCTCATTTCTGCTGTACGTGAGTGGCTTCATCACGACCGAGGTCGCTGGCACTTACGCcattttcttgtatatttcttGGCACCAGAGAGAACTGGTACGAAGGGATTCCAGGCGAAAAAATTACGGG GGTGTGTATCATTTAGACAATCACCACGTACACCACGCAAACCATGCGACGATTGGCCACAGTGGTTTCCTTTGCGAAAGGCATCAAAAGAGATATTTCTTCGGCAGAGATTCAGTGGATCACGTTGACTTCGACGAGTTTCTGCCACCCCCACCTAATCTGGATTATCACGATTATACCAGACAATTTCCTAGGGACCTTACCACTCAAACG GTCAGTACGACGGCCGATGTTTTacaagaggaagaagaggaataCAGTCCAGGTGTACAACCTGAATTCGTTACTTTCGACCTTGATGAACCTTTGCCACCACCGCCACCAATTAGGGGCAGCGAATGGACCTTCGGCACGTTGAGGAAAACAACTCCCGTCTGA